Below is a window of Bremerella alba DNA.
CGTCGAATTGGCAGGCGGCTCGGAAGCACGCCTGATTGTTATCCCCACCGCTAGCGGTTCCCCCGACTCGGATCAAACGATTATTGATCGCTGGAAAAAGAGGGGTATTGCAGACGTCCAAGTGCTGCACACCTCGAAACGCGACGAAGCCAATAGCGATGTTTTTGTTGCTCCCCTTAAAGAGGCAACGGCCGTTTGGATTAGTGGTGGACTTCAATCTCGCTTGGCAAAAGCTTACGAGGGAACCCGGGTTGAACAAGAGTTAAAAGCCCTTGTTCATCGCGGGTGCGTCGTCGGAGGAACGTCGGCAGGTGCTGCGATTCAGTCACCTGTGATGATTGCCGGGAGCTACCCGATCCCTAGAATGGAACAGGGCTTTGACCTTCTGCCTGGTGTGATCATCGATCAACACTTTCTAGCGCGCAATCGAATGAATCGTCTTCTGTACGCTGTTGGAAAGCACCCGGATCAAATTGGAGTTGGCATCGACGAGTCTACGGCAATCGAGGTCCATGGCAATCGCTGCCGTGTTTTAGGGGAGTCTACTGTTACCGTGATCCTAGGGACCGGGATTAACAAACCTCTAAACATCCTCACGTATCAAGACGGCGAAAAGTTCACCATTGGAAATGCCGAAAGCCCGGCCCCAATGTCCCCTTAAATCGAGGCCGGGTTAAGAAAAGCCGCTTTACGCAACACGTCGGCAAACGTGTACATGCTTGTGAATCCAGGTTGGCTTCTTCTATCGCGAATGGTCGGACTTGGTCTCTTCGGAAGGATGGCGAAGAGCCTTGCCTGCTAACGCGCCTGTCAGTCGACCTTCATGAATGGCGAAGGTTCCGTTGACAAGCACATAATGAATTCCTTCCGAGTATCGACTCGGATTTAAGAAAGTAGCCGTATCCCGAAAGTCTTCGGCCTTCCAGACAGCGAGATCGGCCACGGCCCCAACCCGGATGTAACCACGGTCGTCAAGTCCAAGGATATCGGCCGGAAGGCCTGTAGAGCTCCGAACGGCTTGCTCTAGCGGTATCGTTTTTTCAGCAACGGCATAGCGGCCTAGTTTTCGTGAAAACGTGCCAAAGCTACGCGGATGCGGAACAGAGGCCGTAGGAATCCTTGCTGAACCGTCCGAAGCAGTCGCCACCCAAGGCATCGACATGATGTATCTAACGTCATCTTCGCTGATGTTATGCTTGACGACCGACGCTCCGCTCTTCTCTAAAATCTGTAAAGCAAGCTCAAACGGCGAGACCTGCATTTCTTCAGCGATTTCGTCAAGCCGCCTTCCGGCCCATTCGGGGTGCCAGGAGCAACTAGCAATCTGAATTCGATGACCATTGTCGTTGAGCTCCAGATTGCGCCGAATTGACGCTCGAATACGCTCCCCTTCGGCCGTGTCTGCTTTCATTCGTTTCAATCGATCGTCGCGACTGCCTGACCGTGCCCAGGCAGGAACGAGCGATGCCTTGAGTGAGGTGCTGGAAGCCGCATAGGGATACTGGTCGGCCGTCACCAGTTGCCCGTCTGCCAGTGCCTTCTGCACATTTTTGATGGCTATGCGGACAAGCCCCCAAGAGTCTTTCCCGCTCGACTTAAAGTGAGAGATATGTACCGGGATGCTCGCGCGACGTCCTATGGAGAGGATTTCGTCGACGGATTCCAGAAGGTTAGTCCCCTCCCCTCGCATGTGACTGGCATAGATACCACCGTACTGCGAAATGACTTGAGAGATGGCGACAAGCTCGTTGGTGTCCGCATAGGAACTAGGAACGTAAATCAGTCCTGTCGACATTCCCCATGCCCCCTCCTTCATTGCTTTTACTGCGAGCTCGCGCATTTCTTCTAGTTCATCTGAACTCGCTTTGCGATTCTCGCGACCCACAACACGAGATCGCAGGGCACCTTGGGGCAGCAAATGAGCGACGTTGACGCCGGCACCCTTTTCGTCAATTTTGGTATAGAACTCGTCTACGTCGACCCATCCAGAACCGCAATTACCGGTCACGATGGTCGTGCAGCCTTGGGTCAGGTAATTCGCCGCGGATCGTGTTGTTGAACGAAGAATGGGACGATCGCTGTGATTGTGTAAGTCAATAAAGCCTGGACTAATCGCCAAACCGCTGCAATCCACTTGCATTTTGATTTTCCCCGGAAGGAACGCTCCAACCCCTACGATTTTATCGTCCTTGATCGCCACGTTACCGCGTTCAGGTGCGTTTCCATCGCCGAGGTAAAGCGTCGCATTGCTCAAAAAGATGTCCGCGTCGACCGAAACGAGATGACGCTCTACAAGGGACTGCAATTGACTGGTCAAATCTCCTAGTTCACTGTACTTCAAGCCGGGTTCATCAAGGGAATTCGATTTAGGGAACGCTGCCATAATGACAAACACCAATGCCTGATCGCCTTGTTCATTCCAACCTGACTCCACCTTCGTGAGAGGATACGAGCGAAGTGAGCCCCCTTTGCGATAGGCTTGGAGCTGCTTATTACTTTTACTTTGCAAAACACCAGCGATTCGTTTGAGCGTCTTTGGCTTGATTCCGGGGCAATCGCCGGATGCCAGAGCGGACAGAATCACACCTAGATCTCGCGATGTTGCAATGTTGTCCCCATTTTCATTTCGATCGGCAAGCATGTATCGATTGACCGCGATCTTCTTTGCTTGGGGGTGCCGTGTTCGGATCTTGTCAGTCAAAGCCTGAGGCCCGCCAAGCAACGAGATCGCCAAGTTAGAAGCCCCGTTGTAGACACGATTCGGAGCATTCTCCGTATGAATCATACGCCATCCAATTTCCGCGACAGTCGCATTACCAAGTGCCGCAGCAACTTGTTCACGTTGATCGCTGGTGAAGTGTTGGAAAGCCGGGTGCTTGGCATCTTCAAGGATCTCAGCAACACCCGAAAGTGGAGAATCAAGCTGCGATTCAAACTCAGCAAATAGCTCAATCAGGATCGCTACTTTTATCGAGCTTGCTGTGGGCATGACCTGATCAGCATGAAGCTCAAAGACAGTACGGCCATCCTTTTGACCAACCCAGATCCCCACGTCAGTGGCACTGGGAATGCCCGTTAGCTCTTTCTGGATTGCTTCTGAAAGGCTGGTCGCAGTTTCTTCCGCGTGAATGGTCGAAACACTCTTAACCCAAACAAACGCACAAAGTGCGACCATGAGCCACGTCGAGCTTAAGAAATGATACTTCATGTGATTTACGAAAGGTAACAACAATGAAAGTCTGAGAACGATACCGATTGATTGGCATATTGTTTCAGATCAAACGGCATTGAGCGGATAGATCAATTGGCAATCCGACGACATTAAACGACGCCCAAACGGGGATCTTATGCATCCTAACCGATCAACAGCCCTAGAGAATGGAGTAAAGCGCATCCTTCTTGCCCAAACGCGCATCAGACCCGCTGGCGATGTGGTGATACGGTTGTAGATAGATGCCACTAATGTAAGCGACAACGGTGCCCATTCGAGTGAGACATGATTCAAACTTACGAAGTGTTCTGAAACGAACGAATCGGTTGCTCGAGAGAATGTAGCGCGATTTGGAAGCTTATGTGCGCGATTTGTCATTGTTTGAATTTAGTCGGAATGTATCCTGAAACTCGCTCACCTTTCGTGAGTATCCCACCCCTTTAAATCATGCATGCGTTCTTTCACATTATTTCTTCCGCCTTGAAGTAAAGGAATTTCTCATGGCTCATCGATCCAGAACGATGCGTGGGTTTACCTTAGTTGAATTACTTGTTGTGATCGCCATTATTGGCGTTCTCATCGCATTACTGTTGCCAGCTGTTCAACAAGCTCGAGAAGCTGCACGTCGAATCCAATGCTCCAACAATCTGAAGCAAATTGGTTTGGCAATGCACAATTATCACGACGTCTACGGCTGCTTTCCGGCAGCGTTCTACAAACGCCCAGATGGTGTTTCTAGCTCGCGACACGGCCCAGGCTGGGCCTGGGGAGTGATGCTGTTACCGCAGATGGAACAAGATGCTCGCTTTGAAGGACTACGCGTTCACGAGCGACATGCGTCCGACGATGCTGACATTTTGCAGTATTCGCAAGCACAGATTGACGGCTACCGTTGCCCTAGTATGCCTGGCGGGACTCTGAATGAAGCGGTGCCTAGTTCTTCCACTTCCCCAGCCCATGGCCTTTCTTCCTACAAGGGTGTCTTTGGTGACCGAAATATGCAATACAACTACTCGGACGACATATGCAGCGGGTACTTCGCCGGAAGTTGTCCCGGCTCAGAAAATGGCATGTTCGGTGCAAATAGCGACGTGAAGTTCCGCGATATCACTGATGGAACAACCAACACGGTCATGATTGGTGAATGTGCCTATGGGACAAACGGAACCATCGACGAGGGTACCGGAGATCCTATGGATTACAAAGGTTCGATTTGGATTGGCATCACCAGTAATGGTGCTTCGAGTTCCGGGTCGCCTTCCGGCTACAACACGATGAGCACGTTTCGTGGAGTCACCGGGTCTGGAACTGCATCCAGGTTCTATATGCCTAACGGAGAAAGTATCTATTCGTTCGGTTCGCACCACCCAGGCGGTGCTCAGTTTGTCTTGGGAGATGGCAGTGTACGATTTCTACCTGAGAATATTGATGGCTACATCGTGAATCGTTTGGGAGCACGCGACGATGGCGAAGTGGTTGGCGAATTCTAAGTTTCGTTGGTAAGTTCGCCATCCAAGTATCATCACCTTAGTGCCAGATTGCCGCATCCGCGTTCAATCTGGCACTTTCGCTCTCGCAATAAATGTTTTCATACCGATTCATATCCGCTAGAAGGATCATTCCGTGACTCGCTTAATTGTAATTGCAACTATAGTGGCTTCGAGTCTGACGGTGGGTTGTTCACGCCAGCAGATTACACGCGTTACCGTATCTGGGGTAGTCCGCTTGGAAGGACAACCGGTACCCAACGTGGAAGTGGCCTTTACGTCTCAATCAAATCCCATGGCATTTGGCATCACCGATGCCGAGGGGAAGTACCTGCTTGCAACGCGTCGTTATGGAGAGGGTGTGGCTCCTGGTGACTACACCGTCAAGATCCGTAACATTAAGGGCTCTACAGTTCCAAAAACGTACGACCAGAGGGGAGTCGAAACGATCACGGTGAGTCGAGAAGAAGCTAATTCATTTGACTTTGACCTTAGCAAGAATCCTGGCAAATCGAAACTCAAGGCAGATTCGGGAGATGGAGCGGCGGAGTCGTAAAGAAGTGCCCTCGAACGCGGCGGATATTTTTTATTGACCAATGAGAACAGAAACTAAGCTGTGTTGCGAAATCTTCTCTCCTATTGCGTAATTCTTTTCGCTGCGACCGCCCAACCGGCCTGGGCTGAGTTTGGCTCAGGCAAAGGCGTCTTCGAGTTCACTGACCAGCAGGGAAACGCCGACCGTCCCATCAAGGTCTGGTATTATCAACCGCCAGACTTTGCAAAAGACGGACGAGTGCTCTTCATCATGCACGGGGTGGGACGCAACGCAGATGGCTATCGTGATGCCTGGATCGATATCGCCGATGCCCAGAACTTACTTTTGCTTGTGCCGGAGTTTTCTGATCAAGCCTACCCTTCCAGCAGGCTTTACCAGCAGGGCTACGTCTTAACCAAACAGGGTGATCTCCGCAAACGTTCATTATGGTCGCTGATGGCCGTCGAGAGAATCTTCGATCACGTTGTCCACGAGAATGAGCTTCGTGCGACACGTTACAGTATCTATGGCCACTCCGGTGGCGGCCAGTTTGTTCACCGGATGCTCTTGCTCAATCCCAATGCTCGGGTCGAATTGGCGATCGCTGCCAACGCTGGTTGGTACGCCATGCCGGATCTCACCGTTGGCTATCCCTATGGTCTTGCTGGCATCGGAGCAAACACTTCCCAATTACGTCTCGCACTCGGTAAACCACTGGTCGTGTTGCTGGGTGAGGCAGATACCGATTCAAACCACAAGCAACTTCGATCAACGCCGGAAGCAATGCTGCAAGGAAAGCATCGACTGGAACGAGGTAAGACGTTTTTTGAATCAGGAAAGCGACTTGCCGAGGACCTAAATGTCGAGTTCCATTGGCAACTGCAAACCGTGCCTGGAGTCTCTCATAGTAATACCAAGATGGCTCCAGCAGCGGGTCAGATTCTTAAGCGAGACTCTGGGTAAATAACCATTTCGCCGGTGAACCTAAGTGCGCGCATAGGTGTTAGAGATAGGCCTACACGTTTGATCAAATGAACTGGCATTACGGTCGAACGAACAGGTCCTCTTCGAGTACCTCCATAACAGCTTGCCACACCTTTCGACCATTTACACCGTTGGTCATGATGACCACTCCTACGTTCGTCTTCGGATCGAACTGACTGTTGCAACGGAAGCCTGTACCATTGGAACCTGAATGATAGGCAACTACCGGGGTAACACCAGTCTTGAGAACCCATCCTAGACCGCGCGCTCTGTCTTCATTATCTGGCAATGTAATCTGAGGCGTCAGCATATTCTCGATTGTGCCGGATTTGAGCGAATGGCGAGCGGCCCGGTCACTTCTCAACATCTCTACGAGAAAACGAGCGTAGTCCGAAGGTGTTGTGTACAACGTATAGGCTGAATTGGGTTTCTCGTAGTGTCGGCGTTTTCCCTTGACCTTGCCATCGGAGTCATGGCCAGCAGCTGCCTTTTCCTTATATTGTGTTTGCCAAATGAAGCTGCTATCTGCCATCATAAGCGGCTGAAGTAGCGACTGCTGAATCCAAGGTTCAAGTGGTTCGTCTACGATCCTCTCCACAGCTTTTTGTAAGAATAGAAAACCCTCTCCAGAGTAGCGATAACTTGTCCCAGGTTCGAAGGCAACGGATAGTTTCTTACCCCTCCGCCAATTAGGGAAACCGGATGTGTGTGAGAACACCATTCGGGCTGTGATTATACGGTGCAGTGGTTCGTCGGACAGATATGGCTTTTCCATGTAGTCCACCAACGGGCGATCGAGTTCTAGTTTTCCTTGCTCGACGAGCTTGAGCACTGCATAGGTAAACACCGGCTTACTCATGGAGCAAGCCTCGAAAACCGTTTCTACGGTAACTGGCTCCTGAGTTAATGCGTTTGTCACGCCATAAGCCTTGGCCCAAATGATTTCCCCATGTTCAATGAGGGCAATGGATGCTCCGGGCACTTGATGTTGCTGCAATAACTTTGGAGTAAGAGAGTCTAGTCTTTCCGAGGCTTGCTGCCATTTCGGCATCTCTGAAAGCAAAGGTAAGGAAATTGCGAAACTAAGAATTGTAGCTATAAGTAAAT
It encodes the following:
- a CDS encoding DUF1559 domain-containing protein — encoded protein: MAHRSRTMRGFTLVELLVVIAIIGVLIALLLPAVQQAREAARRIQCSNNLKQIGLAMHNYHDVYGCFPAAFYKRPDGVSSSRHGPGWAWGVMLLPQMEQDARFEGLRVHERHASDDADILQYSQAQIDGYRCPSMPGGTLNEAVPSSSTSPAHGLSSYKGVFGDRNMQYNYSDDICSGYFAGSCPGSENGMFGANSDVKFRDITDGTTNTVMIGECAYGTNGTIDEGTGDPMDYKGSIWIGITSNGASSSGSPSGYNTMSTFRGVTGSGTASRFYMPNGESIYSFGSHHPGGAQFVLGDGSVRFLPENIDGYIVNRLGARDDGEVVGEF
- a CDS encoding amidohydrolase family protein translates to MKYHFLSSTWLMVALCAFVWVKSVSTIHAEETATSLSEAIQKELTGIPSATDVGIWVGQKDGRTVFELHADQVMPTASSIKVAILIELFAEFESQLDSPLSGVAEILEDAKHPAFQHFTSDQREQVAAALGNATVAEIGWRMIHTENAPNRVYNGASNLAISLLGGPQALTDKIRTRHPQAKKIAVNRYMLADRNENGDNIATSRDLGVILSALASGDCPGIKPKTLKRIAGVLQSKSNKQLQAYRKGGSLRSYPLTKVESGWNEQGDQALVFVIMAAFPKSNSLDEPGLKYSELGDLTSQLQSLVERHLVSVDADIFLSNATLYLGDGNAPERGNVAIKDDKIVGVGAFLPGKIKMQVDCSGLAISPGFIDLHNHSDRPILRSTTRSAANYLTQGCTTIVTGNCGSGWVDVDEFYTKIDEKGAGVNVAHLLPQGALRSRVVGRENRKASSDELEEMRELAVKAMKEGAWGMSTGLIYVPSSYADTNELVAISQVISQYGGIYASHMRGEGTNLLESVDEILSIGRRASIPVHISHFKSSGKDSWGLVRIAIKNVQKALADGQLVTADQYPYAASSTSLKASLVPAWARSGSRDDRLKRMKADTAEGERIRASIRRNLELNDNGHRIQIASCSWHPEWAGRRLDEIAEEMQVSPFELALQILEKSGASVVKHNISEDDVRYIMSMPWVATASDGSARIPTASVPHPRSFGTFSRKLGRYAVAEKTIPLEQAVRSSTGLPADILGLDDRGYIRVGAVADLAVWKAEDFRDTATFLNPSRYSEGIHYVLVNGTFAIHEGRLTGALAGKALRHPSEETKSDHSR
- a CDS encoding cyanophycinase — translated: MVCLKSITCVAFILAMTAVASAQSEESADGHLIVVGGGRLTDQIISRFVELAGGSEARLIVIPTASGSPDSDQTIIDRWKKRGIADVQVLHTSKRDEANSDVFVAPLKEATAVWISGGLQSRLAKAYEGTRVEQELKALVHRGCVVGGTSAGAAIQSPVMIAGSYPIPRMEQGFDLLPGVIIDQHFLARNRMNRLLYAVGKHPDQIGVGIDESTAIEVHGNRCRVLGESTVTVILGTGINKPLNILTYQDGEKFTIGNAESPAPMSP
- a CDS encoding carboxypeptidase-like regulatory domain-containing protein; translated protein: MTRLIVIATIVASSLTVGCSRQQITRVTVSGVVRLEGQPVPNVEVAFTSQSNPMAFGITDAEGKYLLATRRYGEGVAPGDYTVKIRNIKGSTVPKTYDQRGVETITVSREEANSFDFDLSKNPGKSKLKADSGDGAAES
- a CDS encoding serine hydrolase domain-containing protein, translating into MILRCTHLLIATILSFAISLPLLSEMPKWQQASERLDSLTPKLLQQHQVPGASIALIEHGEIIWAKAYGVTNALTQEPVTVETVFEACSMSKPVFTYAVLKLVEQGKLELDRPLVDYMEKPYLSDEPLHRIITARMVFSHTSGFPNWRRGKKLSVAFEPGTSYRYSGEGFLFLQKAVERIVDEPLEPWIQQSLLQPLMMADSSFIWQTQYKEKAAAGHDSDGKVKGKRRHYEKPNSAYTLYTTPSDYARFLVEMLRSDRAARHSLKSGTIENMLTPQITLPDNEDRARGLGWVLKTGVTPVVAYHSGSNGTGFRCNSQFDPKTNVGVVIMTNGVNGRKVWQAVMEVLEEDLFVRP